Within Streptomyces albofaciens JCM 4342, the genomic segment CCGACGAGGTCGCCGAGAAGGGGTACGCGGGCGCCTCGCTGGCCCGCATCAGCACCGCTGCCGAGGTGACGATCGGCGCCCTGACCTTCCACTTCGCCTCGAAGGCCGCGCTCGCGGAGGCGGTCCGGGATTCCGGGTGCGCCCTGACGCGCAGCGCGCTGGCGTCCCTCATGAGGCCGGGCGCGCGCCCGAACCCCGGTGCGCACGGCGAGCTGCGACGGGTCGTCACCTTCACGCGCACGCTTGCACGCCTCCTCGAAGAGGAGCCGACCGTACGGGCCGCCGCCCGACTCGCCTGGGACTTTCCCGGCGACGGCAACACCTGGTACGCGATGTGGCTGCCGTGGCTCGGCGACCTCGTCGACCGGGCGCGCGCGGACATCGCCGGCTGGACCACCCCGGAAGCGGTCACCGCCACCGCGCTGTCCGTGGTGACCGGCGCGGAATTCGCGGCCCGTATCGGCGTACCGCGCGGCGCCACGGCCGGGCTGTCGCCGTGGGAGCACGTGGACCGGGTCTGGGGGCTGCTGTTGGGGGCCCGCACGCCGCTGGTGGTGGGCGGCGAAGAGAATCCGCTCGGCGGTGGCGGGAGCCCGCTGGGCAGCGGAAGCTCGCTGGGC encodes:
- a CDS encoding TetR/AcrR family transcriptional regulator codes for the protein MARQDRAERTRRALLRAAADEVAEKGYAGASLARISTAAEVTIGALTFHFASKAALAEAVRDSGCALTRSALASLMRPGARPNPGAHGELRRVVTFTRTLARLLEEEPTVRAAARLAWDFPGDGNTWYAMWLPWLGDLVDRARADIAGWTTPEAVTATALSVVTGAEFAARIGVPRGATAGLSPWEHVDRVWGLLLGARTPLVVGGEENPLGGGGSPLGSGSSLGGGSPVGGGSPLGDEDPVNDENPVGAATR